A region from the Triticum aestivum cultivar Chinese Spring chromosome 3D, IWGSC CS RefSeq v2.1, whole genome shotgun sequence genome encodes:
- the LOC123074378 gene encoding phenylcoumaran benzylic ether reductase Pyrc5-like produces MSRILVIGGTGNIGQHLVTASLNAGHRTAVLVRPATVAPDSDKAKLLNSLETRGVSVVYGDMNDHGSLVAAIKQHGEVVISAVGHGRPEELDGQIKIVQAIKEAGDVKRFVPSEFGCDVEHHAERTLEPAKSMIVESKLRVRRAIRDAGIPHTIICSYWAIGLLFSTLGNSGENGPLSTGVDIFGDEKSRAIFVDEKDMSMLTIRAVEDPRTLDKILHVRPPANMRSFGQLLHLLEKKTGRTFERHYVTEQELAKKIQEAPFPLNFQLAMVHSTLVHGGAGERAVDPAVDVEATQLYPNIQFATVEECLDGLLL; encoded by the exons ATGAGCAGGATACTGGTGATTGGCGGGACGGGGAACATCGGGCAGCACCTTGTGACTGCGAGCCTCAACGCCGGCCACCGGACGGCCGTGCTCGTCCGCCCTGCCACCGTCGCACCCGACTCCGACAAGGCGAAGCTCTTGAACTCCCTCGAGACCCGTGGAGTCAGCGTTGTCTAC GGGGACATGAACGACCACGGGAGCTTGGTGGCGGCGATCAAGCAGCATGGGGAGGTTGTAATCTCCGCCGTCGGACACGGCAGGCCGGAGGAGCTGGACGGCCAGATCAAGATCGTCCAAGCGATAAAGGAGGCTGGAGATGTGAAG CGTTTTGTGCCATCTGAATTCGGGTGTGACGTGGAGCATCATGCCGAACGCACCCTGGAGCCGGCAAAGAGCATGATAGTGGAATCCAAGCTTCGAGTTCGGCGAGCCATCAGAGACGCAGGGATTCCTCACACCATCATCTGCAGCTACTGGGCCATTGGCTTGCTGTTTTCTACACTCGGCAACTCCGGAGAAAATGGCCCTCTGTCGACAGGGGTGGACATCTTTGGTGATGAAAAATCACGAG CCATCTTTGTAGACGAGAAGGATATGAGTATGCTGACCATAAGAGCCGTGGAGGACCCACGAACGCTTGACAAGATCCTGCACGTGCGCCCTCCCGCCAACATGCGCTCCTTCGGCCAGCTCCTCCATCTCCTGGAGAAGAAAACCGGCAGGACGTTCGAGAGGCACTACGTCACCGAACAGGAGCTCGCCAAGAAAATCCAAG AGGCTCCGTTCCCTCTCAACTTTCAGCTGGCGATGGTGCACTCGACGCTGGTGCACGGCGGGGCGGGCGAGCGCGCCGTCGACCCGGCCGTCGACGTGGAGGCGACGCAGCTGTACCCGAACATACAGTTCGCCACGGTGGAGGAGTGCCTGGATGGCCTTCTTCTCTGA